Within the Phaseolus vulgaris cultivar G19833 chromosome 9, P. vulgaris v2.0, whole genome shotgun sequence genome, the region gagatacactctcgggagggatttcacttgaagtgaaagcatccaggaccgagaggtttgaagaacgagatacactctcgggagggatttcacctggagtgaaaacatcctggaccgagaggtttgaagtacgagatacactctcgggagggatttcacttgaagtgaaagcatccaggatcgagaggtttgaagaacgatatacactctcgggagggatttcacctggagtgaaaacatcctggaccgagaggtttgaagtacgagatacactctcgggagggatttcacttgaagtgaaagcatccgggaccgagaggtttgaagaacgatatacactctcgggagggatttcacctggagtgaaaacaTCCTAgaccgagaggtttgaagaacgagatacactctcgggagggatttcacttgaagtgaaagcattcaggaccgagaggtttgaagaacgaaatacactctcgggagggatttcacttgaagtgaaagcatccaggaccgagaggtttgaagaaTGCGAAGCATTGATGGATTTAACAGTTTGACTCTTCATATGAATAACTTCTTCATCAAGTGTTTCAATCTTGAATAAGACTTTCTTTATACATGAAAAATCATCCTTGGCCGAAAGGTTTTACATACAATGATGAGTGTTTAACTGCCTTGGACTTTGTCTGCTCCTTATCCCTCCATCTGTAACAAAGCGTTTCAACTGCCCAACTTGAATCAATTCTTCAATTCTATCTTTCAAAGCTACACATTTCTTCTGTATGACGACCATGATTCTTGTGGTATTGGCAATGTTTACGCTGATATGCTCTTTTTGAAGTTCTTTCCTTCTTTGGTGGTGGGATTATCTTTACTGCCATTGCTTATTGTAAGATTCTTGCTCCATTACTACTCAACGGTGTATATTGCTGAAACTTTTGGCTACGAAATTATTCTCTTCCTTTTCTAAACGAATGTCATCCTTCTTTTTCACTTATCTTCTTATCATTTCCATCCGCCCTCGAAATTCTCTCAACTCTTCCATCTGCATAAACTTTGATGCATTTTGTCTTAACTCATCAAGATTGGTTGCCAGTTTTTTGCAAAGACTGTCGGCAAATGGTCCCAGTTTCAGTGTTGTAATCATATGATGCATTGTGACTTTCGGACTGAGATTGCGGATACTTAGTGCTACCTTTCCAAAGCGCTCCATAAATGTTCTTATGGATTCTCCCTTTTCTTGCCTTATATTCACTAAGGCAATTGATGTCAAATGATGTGGTCGGCTTGTAGCAAAATGAGCTCCAAACTTTTTTACTAAAGTGTTGAAACAATCAATGGATAACGGTGGCAACTGAGTAAACCAACTCAGAGCCCTTCCCTTCAAATCTTTTCTCATTATGTACCCTTTGGTGGATATGTGTTCTTGGTTGAACAGTTTCAAATGATGTGTTTAAAATCGTCTCTTCATTCAACTTCCTTTTCATGTACGCATTCTCTGCCCTTAACATACTTAacttttcttcatttcttttcttTAGTGTTTCGAACTCTCTTTGTAACTGCATGAGCACAGCCATTGACATGGAATTTTGATTATCTCTTTGCTCCCCAGATTGCTCTCCACCTTGTTCTTCTCTTTGATTCATCTTGTCTTCAACCTTTTTCAGCTActtctcggccccacggtgggtgccaaaatGTTAttacaacaaggaccaagaacactagAATCAGGTTGACAAGATTAACTCTTATACAAATCTTCCGAACTTTGGGATGGACTCTCTCGGTCTCTTCTTGGGCTGGATACTCTGGTCTTCTCCTCACATTGGGTGCTCTAGGCTTCTCCTCAAGGTagatgctctcggcttctctttCAACTagatgctctcggcttctccttcagctaagtgctctcggcttctccttcagctaagtgctctcggcttctccttcagctaagtgctctcggcttctccttcagctaagtgctctcggcttctccttcagctaagtgctctcggcttcttctcctcacaggtgggtgtgtgtacctgcaaggcgctccgatgccaaagtcagatatAGTTTTATGTTCATCAGATAAATTGAATCTTACTTACCTCTTGAGTTGAACCTCTATTTATAAGGATCTCTTATTGGGCTTAAGAGTTACTTGggtcttttctttttgcacctaacattttgaaaacacaCACATGTCTATTTGGGCCCATCTTATGGGCTTTGCTATAATcgctaatttaattttacttatttactttttatatttaaccttTCGGTTGAGACTTTCGGTACAACCTTTCGGTCGAGACTTTCGGTACAACCTTTCGGTTGACCTTTCGGCCTAGACAGTACAGTTATAATTCACATGGATGAGAGCAATTGTGGGAGAATGAAGAACTTTTAATAGATTATGTATTAGAGAGGATCGATGAATTATATCTTATGGCATAATAATAAATCGGTTATATGTCGATAAATGGTGGGATCAATTGACGTGCCAATAAATAGTGGGACCAATTTACCAATTTAAAGTAAATAAGGTATAGAGAAAGCTAAAAGAAGAATATTAAAGcatatgaaattttaaaaaataatcatgcaTTAATATTAAAccattattaaatttaaagtgaATAAGTTAATAGAAGAATATTAAAGcatatgaaattttaaaaaaatagccATGCATTTATattaaacaattattaaaaagtaTACTTAGCTTTTGTTAAAGGAGGAGGAGGAATAGTATATATGGATAGTACCAAAAGTTGCACACAATTACTTGCACATTTATATTCTTGGAATTTGAGTTAAtcgaattttttttttttaaaaaaaattagtttaaatttgatggaagattttattttatttttttataaaaattgaatctttataaattgattcatatttacttattattttgataaaattaacttaataCTCCAATTCACACAAATAATTGATTAATGTTTCATCGTGGTGTCAAcgtctttctttttcttttttaattaaataaattttaaaaataaataaaatatattaaaagtaatataCGAAAAAAGTTTAGCTTTTTTAGTTAAATGTAAGTTTCAAGTgttataaatgtttttataatattttcatttatattgtTCACTCGTTTAAATAACGGAGAAACAAAATCGTTGTTTCTTTTAGTTATCTCCCTTCATTCGTTTaagaacttttttattttatttttattttttatttataattgaaaaacaatCTAACAAATTTTCCGTGTAAACTGGGTAACCTTCTTAGAATTGTTAAAGTGAGGTAAACAAATAACCCTATTTTGTTATCAATGGAGAGAAAAGTtcttttagaaattaaaacctTCTAACTTTTGTgaaataatcataaatatttttggatGTCGGGTTCGTATTCAAGTCACTTTAAGTTACCAATAAATATAGATacaaagtaattaattatttttaaacctaTACAAGTTGATTATTGGATaatattctttaaatatttttatcttaactctctaaataaagataatttagtttttatagataaaaaaaatcaagaagatATGTACTTACTTATTTTTAGGTACATGGATATGGAATAACCAAATCTATTAATAGATTGTTTATCTTCAAATATGTTGTAATATCTTATCAACAAACCATTAcatataatagaaaaataaatttattaatattttaaatatcattattattattatcttatattttttaccTAAAAGTTTATATAAGAATGGCACTATCATAAAAGTCACATTTACTGTGAATTCATACTTgttctttatattattaatattattctccATTTGGTATTAGGATAACTTTTTTAGAGCTCATTTCTCATGGGTGTACATATTTATTTTCCACTACAAAATATcggtaaaatattttttggccggatcaataaaaaagtattctctcttttttaaatcttttatgAAGAAGCATTCaatattaaactttttatttttgtatgagTAGTGTTTATACCACATGGTAAGTCACAATCCTATAATCGAATCTTtggtacaatttttttttatatgaatgtATCTCTTACATTCATGTGGACATAATTACGCATTTGTGGTTGAATCTctagtaaaaataatttaatgagtGTGTATCTCAATCTAATTGGACAACGACACAACTAAATAATTAAACTGTAGTACAACTTTTTGTATGGGTACGTCATCCACAACTATGTGGACTCAACTATAGATATTTGATCAGATTTCTCGTAGAACTTTTTAGATAAGGACATCTCCTACTTATTTGTGGAGGTCATCAAGTCCTAGGTCAAACATTTAGTGTAATTTTCTACTTATAACAGCTCCCACACATGTTAATGTAGTCACAATTTTGTGGTCGATTCTCTCATCCAACTTTCTACATAAGCACACTCACACAATCATGTGGAAGCAATCACACTCTTTCTACATTAGAGCACCTCCCACAATCATGTGGCTTTAGCTACACTCCTCTAGTTGATTCTATATGTAATTTTCAATATGAGTGCACTCCCACAACCATGTGGAAGTAGCTACACCCTCATGGTCGAATATCTCATGCAATTTTTTATATGATCGCACCTCCCATGACCATGTTGATGTTCGCACCCTTGCGATTGATTCTTTGATGTAATTTTCTACATTGTCACACCTCCCACAACTATGTAGACGAAGTCACACTCTTGTGGTCGAACCTTtgtagaatctaaataattagtagctaaaactatggtagctaattagatactaatttagaaactatttatcaataatatttttttatctctaagattgatttttatttgatgattttctagtagtgttCGGTCAATTCAATGCATGTGAAATGCAAAATCACCTAACCTCATTTCATTGTCATTCTTAGTTAGTCAATTAgaaatgatttttcacatttaTTGTCATCATTCTTGGAATCTTTTAGTGAGAACtacaacaaacaaacaaaatcacATATAAGAAAAAGGGTCACGTACCATTGGctaacaagaaaaataaaaagttcaaaataaggaaataataTAAGACCATGATTCATTTTAAACTAGTAAAATACCTCTAATTCattttgtactttattttaaaatttatataattataaattgttttat harbors:
- the LOC137822400 gene encoding uncharacterized protein; protein product: MRKDLKGRALSWFTQLPPLSIDCFNTLVKKFGAHFATSRPHHLTSIALVNIRQEKGESIRTFMERFGKVALSIRNLSPKVTMHHMITTLKLGPFADSLCKKLATNLDELRQNASKFMQMEELREFRGRMEMIRR